Within Chloracidobacterium sp., the genomic segment CGATCTTCTTTCTCGCCTTTACCGCCGGCAAACGGAACCGTGGCAAGCCCTTCGATCGTGCGAACGCCTGCAGCTGATTCACCACCGATGTCCGCTTGCTCACCAAAGAGTGACGATAGTTCAGCAGATCGAGCATCTCCCGGCTCTGCTCGTTCCTCGGCGTGATCGCCGGAAATGTCCCGCGCATCAATAGATCCAGGATCGTCTCCGCATCCCTGTGGTCGTTCTTGTGTCTCGATAATGCTGCTCGACGGATCATCCTAGGGTCTCCGATCTTGAGCGTCATTCCATTGTCAAAGAGCAACTTCTCAAACCACCACAGCGATCCCGTGGCCTCCGTTCCAATAACCGCGTCCTTTCCGCACTTGCGGTAAAACGCCTTTATCCCCGCCTTATCGCTATGAAGAAACCGCTTATATCTGATCTCTCCATCCGCTTCATCCACAAAAGCAAGCGTCTGCTCATATGGATGAAAGTCAACCCCAATGTATACTGCCATTGTTGATCTCGCGGGTTGTTATTCTTTTGTCAGAATTCGAGTTTACACAAAAACTCGACTCCCGCGAGGTCAACACTTCATAGCATCAGACATGCGATAGTGCGATTCTCTGTTTGTACTGCTCCTGAACTTTCTTCCATGTGCTTTCGAACTCCGGATCGGTCTTGCATTTCTGTCTCGCGGCGTCGAATCGGCGGCCGGCGTTTGACTGGTCGAGACCGACGATCCTGGACATCTCGGTGATGGTCGCACCTGATTCCTTGCCGATCAGGATGAACACCTCCTTTGCGGTAATGATACGCTTATTCTTTCCGGATCCGAAGAAATTCTCTCTCTCCATTTCGAATACCTGTTCGATCACGTTCAGCAGCAGATCCGCATCAAAGGGCAACAAGAGCAATCGGGGTCACGCCTGCTATTTTGTCGATTCTCGATTGAGGTTCTCATTTGGTAGAGATAGTATCATCGAGCAAATGGCGAGGAAAGCGAGGATCGGGATCGAGGGCGGGCTTTATTATGTGACGACGAGAGGGGTGGATCGGAGGGACATCTTTCATTCGCCGGAGGACTATCGGAAGTTCGTTGAGCTGTTCGCCGGGCAAAAGGAGAAGCTTGCCTTTTATCTTTAAGCCTACTGCCTGATGACCAATCACATTCATCTGCTGATCGAGAGGCGGACGGATGATGTGGGGCGGATCATGCATCGGGTGTTAACGAGCGTGCGGTCGGTGCGTGAAGATGCGGCGAGGGCGTGGCGGAAAGGGAAAGAACCCAGAAAGAACCCAGTCGCTATGGCTCCCGGTTCTGACAAGAGTTTGGCGTTCGCGGGAACAGAGGGAACTTGCGATGGTCATTATTTGACCGTTGCGACGGTCGATACGGACTACCGAGATCCGCGCTTTAGCGTCACTCGAATGGAATGTCGTGATCAAGTCGTCTGACTTTTCCGCTCAGAAAGCTCACACACGAGTTCGGGCTTGCCTATGGGGTTAGGCCATTGTGGTGCGTTTGGAGAACATTGCACGGAAAATCCACCAGACCAGGCCGTGGCCGACGTAGATGGCCGAAATCACGAGCAGTGCGTAGCCGGAATATAGCCACACCGCCATACCCATCGCGACCAAAGCGAGGAGCATCATAAAATTTGTACGACGTGTTCCGAGCGTTTTCATACTCGAATAGCGGATCTTACTGACCATCAGAACGCTTAGAACCGCGATCAGGCAATAGACCAGGATGGTGTAGTAACGCGAGTTCTCGGGGCCGTAGAAGTTAAGCGGTGCGGGCGAGAAATGAACGATCGCGGCCAAAAGACCGCCGGCGGGCGGTATCGGGAGCCCGACAAAATTCTTTTTATCGACCTTGGCCGAGCCCTCAGCCAGGACGCGTGGACGCGTAGCCTGCAGATTAAATCTGGCCAGGCGGAAAGCTCCGCACATCAGATACATAAACAGCAGAAGGACGCCGGTATTGTATGCGGGTCCGCCCTCGGCAAATGTCGGAGCAACGGCCCAGGCAAATACCAGTGCCGTCGGAGCAATGCCGAATGTAAGGACGTCAGCCAAGGAGTCGAACTGGACGCCGATCTCGGTGGCGGTATGGGTCGCTCTGGCGACGCGTCCGTCGAGCGTGTCGAACAGAATGGCGAGGCCGATCGCGATCGCCGAATGGTCAAAATATATGCCTGCCGTCGCCGGGTCGGTCACAGCGGCGTGAAATCCACGGATCGACCAGAGCACGGCCAGAAAGCCCATTCCGACGTTTGCCGCCGTAAATAGGGTCGGGATCACATAGAGCCCTTTTTTGATACCTTTATGCGGCGGCCGTGTGTCTTTTTTGTCTTCCATTTAGGTGGATGCGAGCAAGTATGCAAACTGCTGTACGGGTGACTCCGCACGGAGTTGCGTCAGTTGCTTTGTTCGTTTGCCAGCCTGGCGATGACGGTCTCGCCACCTCGCACGCGGTCGCCGACCTTGACTTCAATCGTTACGTTGCTCGGCATAAGCAGGTCGGTGCGCGAACTGAACTTGATCAAACCGAATTTCTGACCGCGTTCAAGATTATCGCCTGTTGTCGGCCAACAGACAATGCGCCGTGCCAGAATTCCGGCGATCTGAGTACATTTTATGCTGATGCCGCTATCGCAAATATCCAGCGTGTTGCGTTCATTTACAAAACTTGCGTTATTGCTGGTCGCCGGCAGTTTCTTTCCCTTGACGTAATCGATGCTCGCAATGCGGCCCGCGATCGGCGAACGATTGATATGAACGTCGAGCGGCGATAGAAATACGCTCACGAGTTTGCCGTCGGGCGATTCGTCGATACGCGTGACGCGACCGTCGGCGGCCGACACGATGATCCCGGGCTCGGTCGGCACCGTGCGTTTAGGGTCGCGAAAAAAGTACGCCATAAACAGGCACACGATCAGAAAGACCGCTGCCGGTATCCACCATTGCAGGACACCGAACAATATTATGAACGCCCCGGGAACCAGAACGAATGGAATGCCTTCACGTACCATAAGAACAAGCGATAATGTTACACAATTTACGTTGATTATCGAAATACAAAAAAAGCCCGGCATCGCGTGACACCGGGCGAAGAGGAGGATCGTAAGAAGAGACTCTAGCCGCGAACGGGATTATCCTTAGCGTAGCTATACGCACACCAGCAGGCGATCAGATGAACTACCCAACCGAAGAGACCGGCCGTGCCGATCCAAGAAAAGCCGGTTATAACTAACCATATAATGCCGACTATCACCCTGCCGTTATAGATCTGCCCGATACCCGGGATCAGAAGACTTAGAATTCCTGCCAGTAAAGGTTCTCGCATCGTAGCCATTTGCCTCCACAAATGTTAAACGAAAGTCCGGAGAAAAGGTTTCAGAAATGTACGGATCTTTAGTGCGGGAGCATCTCGTGCAACACGAAATGGAAGGCAAAGAAGATCGCCACACCGGCGAATACAGATATCGAAACTCCAGGGCGATTGCCGCCGTGGTGATTGACCTCCGGTATCAGGTCACTGGCAGCGACGTATAATGTGACACCGCCGGAAACCGGCAGGGCATAGGCGACGGCCGATGTGAGGTTGCTGCCGACAAAATAGAACGTAAGGACGCCCACCAGCGTCGTCACTCCCATCAATCCGGTTGCCGTCATCACCGATCGCAGTCCTTTGCCGGTCGCGAGTACCATCGAACCGATCGAAAATCCCTCTGGAAACTTGTGCATCAAGACTGCAATGAATACCAGCAGGCCAAGTCTCTGGTCGAGTTGGGCCGCGGCTGCAATCGATACGCCGTCAAAAAAAGTATGGACCAGCAGTCCGCCGACAGCGGTGTATGCTGATCTGCTCGAGATCAACTCGTCAGAGTGCACCTCTTCGCCAAGGTGAAAGTGCGGTGCGATCGTGTGTTCGACAAACTGTGTCAGCAGGTATCCCGCCATTATCAGCAACATCGGGACATAGAGGTCTTCGGATGTTTCGGGATAGTTCTTTTGCCACAGCAATATTGATTTGGGCAGTATCTCAAACACTGTCACCGAGAGCATAAATCCCGCGCCGAGAGCCAGGAGATATTTCAGAAATCTCTTATAAGTCGTATGCAGTTTTGAGGGAAAAAGTATAAGGCCGCCGACAATGTTTGCCGCCGCCGCTACAATACCGAATATCAAAAGTTGAATGAACACGCTACTTAATATTTCGCACCGGTTGCGGGCGAAAACTAATCCTATATCAATCGGAGCATAAACGACAAAATGGGAATTTCGAAGCGCGCATAGTTGTATAAGTGATTAAACAAAATCATTTTTAAAAAGTCTTGAGATAGTTCTTGACACAATTCAATAAAGAGTCCTAATATATGGATGCGTGATTGAAATGGAGACTGAAAAGGCGACGGCCAATTTAGAAAATTGTAAAGGTAGTGTTTAAGCAGTTAAGCACTTCCGGTCAATATTCAGTCAGGTAAGTTGTTTATCAAACCCGTAGTATCCGGTTAGTCGCGACGGGCGGCATAGGTGCTCGGGACACAAATTTTACAAAATAAAATATAAGGATTCCAGTCGGCCCGAAGCGGCTTAACGGAATCAGCACGCGGCGAGTCACATAGCTCTTTGAAGATGCACACGGACGACACCGAATTTTCGCATAGCTCGGTCCTGCTGCAGGAAACGCTTGACGTTATCGACGCCGGAGCTCGAAACACGGTCGTGGATGCCACGCTCGGATTGGGCGGGCATACCGAGGCGATACTTGATTGCTCGCCGAATGTGTCGGTGCTCGGGATCGATCAGGATGACGCTGCTATCAAGATAGCTACAGCGAGATTGGAACGGTTTGGCTCGCGGATCAATATCGCTAAGGGAAACTTTTCGGAGATCGCCGAGATCGTCAGGTCGTCTGACATTGGCCGCCCCGATGCGATCATCGCCGATCTGGGAGTTTCGTCTTTGCAGTTCGATGATGCGGCCCGCGGATTCAGTTTCAGGTTTGACGCACCGCTCGATATGCGTATGGACCCGGCATCAGGCGGACAGACGGTTGCCGAGCTGCTACTTGAAACGAACGAGACCGATATCGCCAACATTATATATGAGTATGGCGAAGAACGATTTTCACGCCGCATAGCTCGGCGGATCATTGAAAGGAATCAGCGAGGCGAACCCGTAACGACGACGCGCGAACTTGCCGAATTGGTCGCAAGATCGGTCAAGCGCAGCCCGAAAGACAAGATCCATCCGGCGACACGGACTTTCCAGGCCTTGAGGATCGCGGTCAATAGGGAACTTGAGGTACTTGAAAGATTTATTACGGACGCGGCCGATGTGCTTGCGGAAAACGGTGTTTTAGCGATCATCACCTTTCACAGTCTCGAAGATCGGATCGTCAAACACGCGTTTCAGAAGTTGTCAGGAAAGTGCACTTGTCCGCCACGCATTCCACAATGCGTTTGTGGTGCCAAAAAGAGGGTCGAGATACTGACGCGAAAGCCGATCGTGCCCGGCGAACCGGAATTGAATGAGAATGCACGCTCCCGAAGTGCAAAGTTGCGAGCCTTTAGAAAGCTCGAACCCGTTGACTAGACCGATTTAGACCGAAAGCGAAAGATTATGACAAAACGTGAACAACAAAGGTGCTCCAACACCCGCAACCGAAAGACATCACCCGCCGCGAGACTGAAGTTTTACGTTTTGATCGGCATCGCCGTCGTGATCGTGTGCACTGGCTTCTTTGTTGCCGCGGGGCAGCATTTCTGGTCGATGGACTACGGAATTAAGAACTCGAGACTCCGTAAGCAACTCGACGATCTCGAAACGGAAAAGCGCCGACTGCTATTGTCACGCGAAGTTTCGGTGTCGCCCGGACAGGTCAAGCAGGCGGCCAAACGGCTTGGCATCACCGGCCTGAACGGGGAAGCTCCGCAGCTTGCCTCGCTCGTCAAGACATCGCCCAATAGCGCATCTGCCACGGCGTCGATCAAGGATCCGGTCAAGACCGAGTCGCAGTATCCCGTTGTAAACGCTGCGTTTACGGCATCGATGTCGAAAATTGCAAAATCAGTTACGACCAAGAAGGAAGAGGCTCCGCGACCGCGCGTAGTAACGACCGCGATGGTCTCCGCTCGTTAATTTAGAGTCTGTATCGGTCCGTCAGCTTAGCGTTCTCCAAAAACTAAAAGAGAAATGGCACGTAAATCACCGCGAAAGAAAAAGGTTGATGCTCGTCAGGTCGCATATACGCGATTTATGTTCATCGTGATAGTTTTTGCGTTTTGGATGCTCGGCATCAGTGCTAGGCTCGTTAATTTGCAGGTAACACAGCACGAGTGGCTGCGAGACAAAGCCGTCGTCCAGCGACAGGACGTCAAAAAGAGCAAATTGCTGAGAGGCACTATTTACGATCGCGATGAACGTCCGTTGGCGATGAGCATACGCGTCAAATCACTCTATGCAGACCCCACCGAGATCACGGACATAGACGCAACTGCGAAGATCCTCGCGAAATCCCTCAAACTCGACGCGGGACAGATCGCAAAGCAATTAAATGACGGAAAGGCGGCCAAAAAGCGTTTTGTGCCGATCCTGAAAAAGCTTGATGAGGAAACGGTCCAAAGGATCAATAAGACGCTCGTCGCGGATAAGATCCAAAAGGCTGATATGCCGCGATTCGAGGGCCTGCATTACTCTGAGGATCAAACGCGGAGTTATCCTTACGGAGCGTTGGCCTCGCAGGTTATCGGTTTTTCTAATAGCGAAGACCTTGGGATGGCGGGGATCGAGCAGTCCCAGGAAGACATTTTGCACGGTGCTGTCATCAAAAAACTGCAGGAACGCGATCGTTTGGGACGTATCTATGACGAAACCGTATTTGAGCGAGAACAACCGGGCGACATCAGCCTGACGATCGCCGCCTCGTATCAATACAAGGCGGATCAGGCACTTGAGAACGGAGTGAAAGCCGCAAACGCAAAATCGGGAATGGCCGTCGTGCTTTCGGTTAAGACCGGCGAAATATTGGCGATGTCCAATTATCCGACCTTTGATCCGAATTCGATCAGGGACGCGGTGCCGGCCAGCATAACCAACAACTCGATCCAAAGTGTCTATACGCCGGGATCGGCGATGAAACTCGTAACCTACGGCTCCGGGCTGGAAAAGAACCTCTTTAAGCCGGACGATCAGATCGACGCCGGCAACGGAATGATCGAGATCGCGAAACATAAATTTACTGATTCACATCACATCGGAAGCGTCAGCTACTCGCAGGCTCTGGCCCATTCCAGTAATGTTTGTGCCATCAAAACGGGCCTTAGGGTCGGCAAAGATGATTTCTACTCGATGCTGCAGCAGATGGGGTTTGGTGCCCGCACCGGCGTCGAATTACCGGCCGAAACTGCGGGCATCGTGAGGTCGCCCGAAAAGTGGAATGGTGACTCGCTGGCGTCGATGTCCATTGGCTACGAAATTGGTGTAACTGCGTTGCAAATGGCATCGGCTTTTGCGACGATAGCCAATGACGGAGTCAGGATTCAACCGCGGTTAATAAAGGAAATTCGAAAGCCGGGCCAGACGCCGATCGCCGGCAACAAGGCGGAAGGCGTGCGGGTCGTTTCGGTCGAGACAGCACGGAATTTACGTACGATGTTGCGTCAGGTAGTCCTTACAGGAACCGGGCGGCGGGCACAGTTGAATGGCTATACGTCAGCCGGAAAGACGGGTACGGCGTGGAAATTTGACCCGGTTTCGAAACGCGTTGATTCGAGCAAGTATATTTCGTCATTTATCGGAATGGCACCGGCGGATAACCCTGAGATCGTCATTGCGGTCGTGATCGACGAGCCAAAGGGTGGGCCGCGTGACGGCGGACAGGTTGCAGCACCTGTATTTGCAAAGATCGCCGAGCAGCTTTTGCCGGAGATGAATGTTAAACAGGACGGTAACGCGATCAAGGACGCAACCGTCGCTCAGGACATCCCTGAGGTGACGCCGTCTAAGGCCGCCGAAAAGCAAGCGGCAGGCGACAAGCAGACGGGTAAAACGGCAGCATTGACTGCTCCGAAGTCGCCCGAGCCAAAGAAACCGGTCGATGTAAAAAAAGGTACTGATAAAAGGCAGGGAAAAGATAAGCGAAATTCGGATAGCACCGCTGCCGCGATAAATCCTTGGCGGCGAGATCAAGCTGAGTTGGTAGAAAGTTGAACTTAAAAAAAGCGATCGAATACTTAAAAGGCGAAACGCCGCATTTGTCCCCCGCTTTGCTCCAACGAGAAGTCACGTCATTCGTGATCGATTCGCGTGAGGTTAAGGCGGGTGACGTTTTTTTCGCGCTATCACAACCCGAATACCTCGAAAATGGATTTAACGGTGATTTTGCCGACTCGACGGCGTTTGCCGCAGACGCACTGCTCAAGGGAGCGGTTGCGGCGGTCGTTCGGCGTGATCGGTTCGAAGAGCATTTAGTGAAACTCGAAGCGTTTCGCGACCAACTGATATTTGTCGATGACGTTATCGCGGCCTTTCAGCGACTTGCACACGGCGTGTATTTGGAGTGGGACAAACCGGTCGTTGCAATCACCGGCAGTGCCGGCAAGACGACCGCAAAGGAATTGACCGCACACGTGCTCGCCGCATCCGGACGCAATGTTCTGCGAAATATCAAAAACTACAACAACGGACTCGGTCATCCGCTGACTGTTCTGAGACTGGCCGCTGATGCGACTTTTGACGTCGCCGTTCTCGAGATGGGGATGTCGACGCCGCTAAATGAGATCGCTAGGCTGTGCCGCATTACTCCGCCGGACGTAGCGGTGGAACTCAATGTTTTGCCGGTTCACCTGGAGCACCTTGGCTCGATCGAGAATATCGCAAAGGCAAAGGCCGAATTGATCGAAGGAATGAAACCGGGCGGAACGGCCGTGCTCAATGCAGACGATCCGCGAGTCGCGGCAATGAGCGGTCTCTCAAAAGGTCAGGTGATCACGTACGGACTAGACAGTGCTGCGGATGTGACTGCATCGCGTGTCGAACGAGCGGGGTTTGGCAACACACGGTTTCAATTGAATACGCCAGACGGTTCGGCTGAGGTCGAGTTTCCGCTCAACGGCAAACATAATATTCTTAACGCACTTGCCGCCGCCGCTTGCGGCCACATATTCGGTATGACGCCGGGCGCGATAGCAAATGCGCTTTCCAGCGTGGCCGCTCCGCCGCAAAGAGGTGAGATCCTGCGGTTTGCCGCCGGTTTCACAGTGATCAATGATTCGTATAATTCCAACCCCGACGCATTGTTGTCGATGGTCGACACGCTTATCGAGGGAGCACCTGAAGGTTCGCGAAAGATCGTTGTTGCGGGCGAAATGCTCGAACTTGGAGAAAACGGCATTGAAATTCACCGCGATACCGGCATCAAGATCGCAGGGCGTTCGGTTGATATGCTGATCGGCGTTCGCGGACTCGCAAAGGAGATGGTCGAGGGTGCAATGTCGTCGGGAATTGAGGAAGCTAGTTTTACAAGTGACTCGGATGCCGCCGGTGATCTTCTCGCATCCTTGATCAGAGCGGGCGATGTCGTCTTGGTCAAAGGCTCTCGCGGCGTGCGAACTGAAAGGGTGATCGAAATACTGACCAAAAAATTTGAACTGGAGGAATCGCGTTCCGCTGCCCGATAGGCAGTCCGCATCGGCCTTCTAATGCTCTATTACTTTCTATACCATCTGCTCTTTAAGGAATACGGCTCGACAAGCGAGTCGTACTTTATCAAGGGCCTGAACGTTTTCCAGTACGTTTCCTTCCGTACCGGGCTCGCCACGATAACGTCTTTGCTGATCTCGCTCCTTCTCGGAAATAAGGTAATTAAAAAGCTGCAGGAGCTTAAGGTCGGCCAGGAAATTCGCGAAGAACTGTCTGCGGAACACCAGGCGAAAA encodes:
- a CDS encoding CDP-alcohol phosphatidyltransferase family protein, which codes for MEDKKDTRPPHKGIKKGLYVIPTLFTAANVGMGFLAVLWSIRGFHAAVTDPATAGIYFDHSAIAIGLAILFDTLDGRVARATHTATEIGVQFDSLADVLTFGIAPTALVFAWAVAPTFAEGGPAYNTGVLLLFMYLMCGAFRLARFNLQATRPRVLAEGSAKVDKKNFVGLPIPPAGGLLAAIVHFSPAPLNFYGPENSRYYTILVYCLIAVLSVLMVSKIRYSSMKTLGTRRTNFMMLLALVAMGMAVWLYSGYALLVISAIYVGHGLVWWIFRAMFSKRTTMA
- a CDS encoding phosphatidylserine decarboxylase, whose protein sequence is MVREGIPFVLVPGAFIILFGVLQWWIPAAVFLIVCLFMAYFFRDPKRTVPTEPGIIVSAADGRVTRIDESPDGKLVSVFLSPLDVHINRSPIAGRIASIDYVKGKKLPATSNNASFVNERNTLDICDSGISIKCTQIAGILARRIVCWPTTGDNLERGQKFGLIKFSSRTDLLMPSNVTIEVKVGDRVRGGETVIARLANEQSN
- a CDS encoding ZIP family metal transporter — encoded protein: MFIQLLIFGIVAAAANIVGGLILFPSKLHTTYKRFLKYLLALGAGFMLSVTVFEILPKSILLWQKNYPETSEDLYVPMLLIMAGYLLTQFVEHTIAPHFHLGEEVHSDELISSRSAYTAVGGLLVHTFFDGVSIAAAAQLDQRLGLLVFIAVLMHKFPEGFSIGSMVLATGKGLRSVMTATGLMGVTTLVGVLTFYFVGSNLTSAVAYALPVSGGVTLYVAASDLIPEVNHHGGNRPGVSISVFAGVAIFFAFHFVLHEMLPH
- the rsmH gene encoding 16S rRNA (cytosine(1402)-N(4))-methyltransferase RsmH encodes the protein MHTDDTEFSHSSVLLQETLDVIDAGARNTVVDATLGLGGHTEAILDCSPNVSVLGIDQDDAAIKIATARLERFGSRINIAKGNFSEIAEIVRSSDIGRPDAIIADLGVSSLQFDDAARGFSFRFDAPLDMRMDPASGGQTVAELLLETNETDIANIIYEYGEERFSRRIARRIIERNQRGEPVTTTRELAELVARSVKRSPKDKIHPATRTFQALRIAVNRELEVLERFITDAADVLAENGVLAIITFHSLEDRIVKHAFQKLSGKCTCPPRIPQCVCGAKKRVEILTRKPIVPGEPELNENARSRSAKLRAFRKLEPVD
- a CDS encoding cbb3-type cytochrome oxidase assembly protein encodes the protein MTKREQQRCSNTRNRKTSPAARLKFYVLIGIAVVIVCTGFFVAAGQHFWSMDYGIKNSRLRKQLDDLETEKRRLLLSREVSVSPGQVKQAAKRLGITGLNGEAPQLASLVKTSPNSASATASIKDPVKTESQYPVVNAAFTASMSKIAKSVTTKKEEAPRPRVVTTAMVSAR
- a CDS encoding penicillin-binding protein 2; amino-acid sequence: MARKSPRKKKVDARQVAYTRFMFIVIVFAFWMLGISARLVNLQVTQHEWLRDKAVVQRQDVKKSKLLRGTIYDRDERPLAMSIRVKSLYADPTEITDIDATAKILAKSLKLDAGQIAKQLNDGKAAKKRFVPILKKLDEETVQRINKTLVADKIQKADMPRFEGLHYSEDQTRSYPYGALASQVIGFSNSEDLGMAGIEQSQEDILHGAVIKKLQERDRLGRIYDETVFEREQPGDISLTIAASYQYKADQALENGVKAANAKSGMAVVLSVKTGEILAMSNYPTFDPNSIRDAVPASITNNSIQSVYTPGSAMKLVTYGSGLEKNLFKPDDQIDAGNGMIEIAKHKFTDSHHIGSVSYSQALAHSSNVCAIKTGLRVGKDDFYSMLQQMGFGARTGVELPAETAGIVRSPEKWNGDSLASMSIGYEIGVTALQMASAFATIANDGVRIQPRLIKEIRKPGQTPIAGNKAEGVRVVSVETARNLRTMLRQVVLTGTGRRAQLNGYTSAGKTGTAWKFDPVSKRVDSSKYISSFIGMAPADNPEIVIAVVIDEPKGGPRDGGQVAAPVFAKIAEQLLPEMNVKQDGNAIKDATVAQDIPEVTPSKAAEKQAAGDKQTGKTAALTAPKSPEPKKPVDVKKGTDKRQGKDKRNSDSTAAAINPWRRDQAELVES
- a CDS encoding UDP-N-acetylmuramoyl-tripeptide--D-alanyl-D-alanine ligase; amino-acid sequence: MNLKKAIEYLKGETPHLSPALLQREVTSFVIDSREVKAGDVFFALSQPEYLENGFNGDFADSTAFAADALLKGAVAAVVRRDRFEEHLVKLEAFRDQLIFVDDVIAAFQRLAHGVYLEWDKPVVAITGSAGKTTAKELTAHVLAASGRNVLRNIKNYNNGLGHPLTVLRLAADATFDVAVLEMGMSTPLNEIARLCRITPPDVAVELNVLPVHLEHLGSIENIAKAKAELIEGMKPGGTAVLNADDPRVAAMSGLSKGQVITYGLDSAADVTASRVERAGFGNTRFQLNTPDGSAEVEFPLNGKHNILNALAAAACGHIFGMTPGAIANALSSVAAPPQRGEILRFAAGFTVINDSYNSNPDALLSMVDTLIEGAPEGSRKIVVAGEMLELGENGIEIHRDTGIKIAGRSVDMLIGVRGLAKEMVEGAMSSGIEEASFTSDSDAAGDLLASLIRAGDVVLVKGSRGVRTERVIEILTKKFELEESRSAAR